In a genomic window of Luteitalea sp.:
- a CDS encoding ABC transporter permease subunit gives MGNAKVHHPLVELTLARVREFLREPEALFWVFLFPVLMTCALGLAFGREGTTTVDVGVLAAPGADERLAALAAAPDLDARLLSRPDAEIALRKGSIQVLVVPGTPPVYRFDPTRPESQLARLAVDEALQRAAGRRSLWKAREERVVAPGARYVDWVVPGLLGMNIMGTGMWSIGFAVVLARTRKLLKRLVASPMRRAHYLLSHMLARLLFLTLEVVTLVGFAVIVFDVPINGSWLVLAAVCVLGAATFSGLGLLLVSRVKTIEAASGLMNFAMVPMWVFSGVFFSSEHFPSVMQPFVHALPLTALTSALRGVMLDGQGLLGLTPHLANLAGWTVVCYLLALRLFRWR, from the coding sequence TCCATCATCCGCTCGTGGAGCTGACGCTGGCGCGCGTCCGCGAGTTCCTGCGCGAGCCGGAAGCGCTGTTCTGGGTCTTCTTGTTTCCGGTGCTCATGACCTGCGCGCTCGGTCTCGCCTTTGGTCGTGAGGGGACGACGACGGTCGATGTGGGCGTCTTGGCGGCGCCTGGCGCCGACGAGCGGCTCGCGGCGCTCGCGGCAGCGCCCGACCTGGACGCGCGTTTGCTCTCGCGCCCCGACGCGGAGATCGCGTTGCGCAAGGGCAGCATTCAGGTGCTCGTCGTGCCGGGCACGCCGCCGGTGTACCGCTTCGATCCCACGCGGCCGGAGAGTCAGCTCGCGCGTTTGGCCGTCGACGAGGCGCTGCAACGTGCGGCGGGGCGTCGGTCCTTGTGGAAGGCGCGTGAGGAGCGCGTGGTGGCGCCTGGCGCGCGTTACGTCGACTGGGTCGTTCCCGGTCTGCTCGGCATGAATATCATGGGCACGGGCATGTGGAGCATTGGCTTCGCCGTCGTGCTCGCGCGAACACGCAAGCTCCTCAAGCGGCTCGTGGCTTCGCCCATGCGGCGCGCTCACTATCTGCTCTCGCACATGCTGGCGAGGCTGCTGTTCCTCACGCTCGAGGTCGTCACGCTGGTGGGCTTTGCCGTCATCGTCTTTGACGTGCCGATCAACGGTTCCTGGCTCGTGCTCGCGGCGGTCTGCGTGCTGGGCGCAGCAACCTTCTCCGGCCTCGGCTTGCTGCTCGTCAGCCGCGTCAAGACGATCGAGGCGGCCTCCGGCCTCATGAACTTCGCGATGGTGCCCATGTGGGTCTTCTCTGGCGTGTTCTTCTCCTCGGAGCACTTCCCGAGCGTCATGCAGCCGTTCGTGCACGCGCTGCCGCTCACGGCGCTGACGAGCGCGCTCCGCGGCGTCATGCTCGATGGCCAAGGGCTCCTCGGTCTCACGCCGCATCTTGCCAATCTCGCCGGCTGGACGGTGGTGTGCTACCTGCTCGCGCTTCGACTCTTCCGGTGGCGGTGA